Proteins from one Candidatus Coatesbacteria bacterium genomic window:
- a CDS encoding PorV/PorQ family protein: MKHKTLALLLVLVLVLPAMAQEKTGIATAQFLKIGVGPRMLGMGGAVVATGMPEAAMAFWNPAATARIPGFDLFFEDNEWVAETRMLSGALAYNLKNVGTFGATFQYLDYGEMTRTDQDHQDGNGTFTAYDMAAGLTYGRNLTDRFAVGGRAQWIHMDIDGYTADGWAVDVGTLYNTGFQSLRIGMALQYFGGDIAFDGTYGELLRDKSGYTDTEFTANVLPMTFRLGVAYDLLEGDDHFMTVGLDAIHPNDAEERVNVGVEYKLYRIAAIRAGYQVNYDFFVGEDEDADSFAPGLNAGVGFNIPAGGMNIKADAAYADMGRLGYSLRFSLGFAF; this comes from the coding sequence ATGAAGCATAAAACCCTAGCACTTCTCCTGGTGCTGGTGCTGGTCCTGCCGGCTATGGCGCAGGAGAAGACAGGAATCGCGACCGCCCAGTTCCTCAAGATCGGGGTTGGTCCGCGGATGCTCGGGATGGGTGGCGCCGTCGTGGCCACCGGGATGCCGGAAGCCGCCATGGCTTTCTGGAACCCGGCCGCGACCGCCCGCATTCCCGGCTTCGACCTGTTCTTCGAAGACAACGAATGGGTAGCCGAGACCCGGATGCTCTCCGGCGCCTTGGCCTACAATCTCAAGAACGTCGGTACCTTCGGTGCCACCTTCCAGTACCTGGACTACGGCGAGATGACCCGCACCGACCAGGACCATCAGGACGGCAACGGCACCTTCACCGCCTACGACATGGCCGCCGGGTTGACCTACGGGCGCAACCTGACCGACCGCTTCGCCGTGGGCGGACGGGCCCAGTGGATCCACATGGACATCGACGGCTACACCGCCGATGGCTGGGCCGTCGACGTGGGTACCCTCTACAACACCGGCTTCCAGAGCCTGCGCATCGGTATGGCCCTGCAGTACTTCGGTGGTGACATCGCCTTCGACGGCACCTACGGTGAGCTGCTGCGCGACAAGAGCGGCTACACCGATACCGAATTCACGGCCAACGTTCTACCGATGACCTTCCGTCTCGGCGTCGCCTACGACCTGCTCGAGGGCGACGACCACTTCATGACAGTCGGCCTGGACGCCATCCACCCCAACGACGCCGAAGAGCGCGTCAACGTCGGTGTGGAGTACAAGCTCTACCGCATCGCCGCCATCCGCGCGGGCTACCAGGTGAACTACGACTTCTTCGTCGGTGAAGACGAAGACGCCGATTCCTTCGCCCCGGGCCTCAACGCCGGTGTGGGCTTCAACATTCCCGCCGGCGGGATGAACATCAAGGCCGACGCGGCCTACGCCGATATGGGTCGCCTGGGCTACTCCCTGCGGTTCAGCCTGGGCTTCGCCTTCTAA
- the aspS gene encoding aspartate--tRNA ligase, giving the protein MPDYSKRTHHCAELAADDLGAAVVLCGWVRQVRDLGGLVFLRVGDCRGETQAVCDPDHAPAALEAASSCHLEYVVCLAGKVRRRPDDQVRDDEPTGAVEVLVDELEILSSAKPLPFPLTDEPSKNEELRLKHRYLDLRRRPMLKALEFRHRFILEMRNRLAAEGFVEIETPQLTRSTPEGARDFLVPSRSFPGSFFALPQSPQIYKQLLMVAGVDRYFQIARCFRDEDPRADRQVEFTQLDLELAFATGAAVMEVSERLFNHLWRKLLDVELPASWPRLTYAEALERYGTDKPDTRFGLELVTLDAAFADTELRFIKDALAQGGAVRGLLVPGGAGASRKQLKEWENEVKSAGLGGMIWIKWTVDGLSSSIKKFVEGGPADKLRELSGAGEGDLLLACAGSGSRVNTALDRLRRRLGREQELIEDRWDVLWVTEFPLFEEDDEGRITSSHHPFTAPLAEDAEKIESEPLSVRSASYDIVINGVEVASGSPRIHDAELQQRVLAALGIGAEEARERFGFFLEGLSYGTPPHAGIAPGLDRIIALMLGRASIREVIAFPKTLRAADPLTGAPSPVADSQLTELGIRVVETAPETIPETIDEDG; this is encoded by the coding sequence ATGCCCGATTATAGCAAACGGACCCACCATTGTGCAGAACTGGCGGCGGACGACCTCGGGGCCGCGGTCGTCCTCTGCGGCTGGGTGCGCCAGGTGCGCGACCTGGGTGGGCTGGTCTTCCTGCGCGTGGGTGATTGTCGCGGCGAGACCCAGGCGGTCTGCGATCCCGATCACGCCCCGGCGGCCCTGGAGGCGGCCTCGAGCTGCCACCTGGAGTACGTGGTCTGCCTGGCGGGGAAGGTGCGTCGCCGGCCTGACGATCAGGTCCGCGACGACGAGCCCACGGGAGCCGTCGAGGTGCTGGTCGATGAGCTGGAGATCCTCTCGTCGGCAAAACCGCTGCCCTTCCCGCTGACCGACGAACCCTCGAAGAACGAGGAGCTGCGTCTCAAGCACCGCTACCTCGACCTGCGCCGCCGCCCGATGCTGAAGGCCCTCGAGTTCCGCCACCGCTTCATCCTCGAAATGCGCAACCGGCTGGCCGCCGAGGGTTTTGTTGAGATAGAAACCCCGCAATTGACGCGCTCGACCCCGGAAGGCGCCCGGGACTTCCTCGTCCCCAGCCGCAGCTTCCCCGGCTCCTTCTTCGCCCTGCCCCAGAGCCCGCAGATCTACAAACAGCTTCTGATGGTCGCCGGAGTGGACCGCTACTTCCAGATCGCCCGTTGCTTTCGCGACGAGGACCCCCGGGCCGACCGCCAGGTCGAGTTCACCCAGTTGGACCTGGAGCTGGCCTTCGCGACGGGCGCAGCGGTCATGGAGGTCTCCGAGCGCCTGTTCAACCACCTCTGGCGGAAGCTGCTGGATGTCGAGCTGCCCGCATCCTGGCCCCGATTGACCTACGCCGAGGCCCTGGAGCGCTACGGCACCGACAAGCCGGACACCCGCTTCGGTCTGGAGCTGGTCACCCTGGACGCCGCCTTCGCCGATACCGAGCTGCGCTTCATCAAAGACGCTCTGGCCCAAGGCGGCGCGGTGCGCGGCCTGCTGGTCCCCGGCGGCGCCGGGGCCAGCCGCAAACAGCTCAAGGAGTGGGAGAACGAGGTCAAGAGCGCCGGACTCGGCGGGATGATCTGGATCAAGTGGACCGTCGACGGCCTCTCCTCCAGTATCAAGAAGTTCGTCGAGGGCGGACCGGCCGACAAGCTGCGCGAGCTCTCCGGCGCCGGCGAGGGCGACCTGCTGCTGGCCTGCGCCGGGAGCGGCTCCCGGGTCAACACGGCCCTGGACCGGCTGCGGCGCAGACTCGGCCGTGAGCAGGAGCTGATCGAAGACCGCTGGGACGTCCTCTGGGTCACCGAGTTCCCCCTCTTCGAAGAGGACGACGAGGGCCGGATCACCTCCAGCCACCACCCCTTCACCGCCCCCCTGGCCGAGGACGCCGAGAAGATCGAGAGCGAGCCGCTGAGCGTGCGCTCGGCCAGTTACGACATCGTCATCAACGGCGTCGAGGTGGCCTCGGGCTCGCCGCGGATCCACGACGCCGAGCTGCAGCAGCGCGTCTTAGCCGCTTTGGGGATCGGCGCCGAGGAAGCTCGGGAGCGCTTCGGCTTCTTCCTTGAGGGACTCTCCTACGGCACCCCGCCCCACGCCGGCATCGCCCCGGGCCTGGACCGCATCATCGCCCTGATGCTCGGGCGGGCGAGCATCCGCGAGGTGATCGCCTTCCCCAAGACCCTGCGCGCCGCCGACCCCCTGACCGGCGCACCGAGCCCGGTGGCGGATTCCCAACTAACTGAATTGGGAATTCGGGTTGTCGAAACCGCCCCGGAAACCATACCGGAGACCATAGATGAAGACGGCTAG
- a CDS encoding TonB-dependent receptor, with product MKKHLLTLTLMLILLLVGPAFAGTNAQISGTVTDANGNPLELAEIKLVGTDIMIQTDEDGYFSRTDIPPGTYSVKCTYEGYQGKVVEGVIFISDVRRTLNFTLNPLTDVEQTDIVVEVDVRRRLIESDVTSKIRRIGEEDIEKLPADNFYDLMENEAGTVNDDGYMHVRGGRATEITYMVDDMPIVDPISGYAATGINNISIAEMTIISGAFNAEYGNAQSAVINIVTKHGSTDRWEGTLRGRMEVFQTTKEIESQKILASTGEPDPDSVPVTWTTRTRRANFWKAEGAFGGPIGNFMTLFLSGDYYVNGGQLPKDEPREEYNAQGKIRMAFAGDQARPEYNNMFFIASGTLSQMTRQLWDCQWQYTLNNYIYQARDTYQVTGLWRHLVSDKTWYTVRANYYNTWVHAGIKWGEDDWHYEGTDDGGVEKVWNNGDAWEEHEVGGWKWWEDYDLNRTQTGPDGWFYTTGDMRWYENTYEDILTGKADMQTELDKHNLVKAGLEYKYYDVEYFQRQPLPNNVYGDGYHVFPWQGAAYVQDKMDYSEMVINLGLRFDYFDPNTDYAENPMNYQGKDSDSEYVNWDDVPRVEADPKYQLSPRLGVAHPITEFDKIHFSYGHFFQMPIFRFLYMGNYEEPTGSFPIFGNPNLKPEKTISYEVGVQHVFKLGVSETNPRGQSILLDVTGFYKDISNQIDTIMYTHPLGIYNYTRTTNADWGNVRGVEVVLDGSWTDWFSSKISYTYSIARGLSSDWRQGYEYSYNGWNLPLEANLLDWDVTHTINVMLDFRQGPFGVNINANLGSGTPYSPPIEEGGQQEINTKRMPWLINLDAKATYDLELWGMNFGLFVEAFNLFDRWNVTNFGSDEGSGSGSDWTYYYENYDDENGPWDDMEVYGEPLQIRVGASISF from the coding sequence ATGAAAAAACATCTTCTGACCCTTACCTTGATGCTCATCCTGCTGTTGGTTGGCCCGGCCTTCGCCGGCACCAACGCCCAGATCTCGGGTACCGTAACCGACGCTAACGGTAACCCCCTGGAGCTGGCTGAGATCAAGCTCGTGGGTACAGACATCATGATCCAAACCGATGAGGACGGGTACTTCTCCCGTACCGACATCCCGCCGGGAACCTACAGCGTCAAGTGTACCTATGAAGGGTACCAGGGTAAGGTCGTCGAGGGCGTCATCTTCATCTCCGACGTCCGCCGGACCCTGAACTTCACCCTCAATCCGCTCACCGACGTGGAGCAGACAGACATCGTGGTCGAGGTCGACGTTCGTCGTCGCCTGATCGAGAGCGATGTCACCTCCAAGATCCGTCGCATCGGTGAAGAGGACATCGAGAAGCTCCCGGCCGACAACTTCTACGACCTGATGGAGAACGAGGCCGGCACCGTCAACGACGACGGCTACATGCACGTCCGCGGCGGTCGCGCCACCGAGATCACCTACATGGTCGACGATATGCCGATCGTCGATCCGATCTCCGGCTACGCGGCCACGGGTATCAACAACATCTCCATCGCCGAGATGACGATCATCTCCGGGGCCTTCAACGCCGAGTACGGCAACGCCCAGTCCGCGGTCATCAACATCGTGACCAAGCACGGCAGCACGGATCGCTGGGAGGGCACCCTGCGCGGCCGGATGGAGGTCTTCCAGACCACCAAGGAAATCGAATCACAAAAGATCCTCGCCTCGACCGGCGAGCCCGATCCCGATTCGGTTCCGGTCACCTGGACCACCCGCACCCGCCGGGCCAACTTCTGGAAGGCCGAAGGCGCCTTCGGTGGTCCCATCGGCAACTTCATGACCCTGTTCCTCTCCGGCGACTACTACGTCAACGGCGGCCAGTTGCCCAAGGACGAGCCCCGTGAGGAGTACAACGCCCAGGGTAAGATCCGCATGGCCTTCGCCGGCGATCAGGCGCGTCCCGAGTACAACAACATGTTCTTCATCGCCTCGGGTACGCTGTCGCAGATGACGCGCCAGCTCTGGGACTGCCAGTGGCAGTACACCCTGAACAACTACATCTACCAGGCCCGTGACACCTACCAGGTCACCGGTCTGTGGCGCCACCTGGTCAGCGACAAGACCTGGTACACCGTCCGTGCCAACTACTACAACACCTGGGTCCACGCCGGCATCAAGTGGGGCGAGGACGACTGGCACTACGAAGGCACCGACGACGGCGGCGTCGAGAAGGTCTGGAACAACGGCGACGCCTGGGAAGAGCACGAAGTCGGCGGCTGGAAGTGGTGGGAGGATTACGATCTCAACCGCACCCAGACCGGTCCCGACGGCTGGTTCTACACCACCGGCGACATGCGCTGGTACGAGAACACCTACGAGGACATCCTGACGGGCAAGGCCGACATGCAGACCGAGCTCGACAAGCACAACCTGGTCAAGGCCGGGCTGGAGTACAAGTACTACGACGTCGAGTACTTCCAGCGCCAGCCGCTGCCCAACAACGTCTACGGCGACGGCTATCACGTCTTCCCGTGGCAGGGCGCGGCCTACGTCCAGGACAAGATGGACTACTCGGAGATGGTGATCAACCTCGGCCTGCGTTTCGACTACTTCGATCCCAACACCGACTACGCCGAGAACCCGATGAACTACCAGGGTAAGGACTCGGATTCCGAATACGTGAATTGGGACGATGTCCCGCGCGTCGAGGCCGATCCCAAGTATCAGCTCTCGCCGCGTCTGGGCGTGGCCCATCCGATCACCGAGTTCGACAAGATCCACTTCTCCTACGGCCACTTCTTCCAGATGCCGATCTTCCGCTTCCTCTACATGGGCAACTACGAGGAACCCACTGGGTCCTTCCCGATCTTCGGCAACCCGAACCTCAAGCCCGAGAAGACCATCAGCTACGAGGTCGGCGTCCAGCACGTCTTCAAGCTCGGCGTCAGCGAGACCAACCCCCGCGGCCAGTCGATCCTGCTCGATGTCACCGGTTTCTACAAGGACATCTCCAACCAGATCGACACCATCATGTACACCCACCCGCTGGGGATCTACAACTACACCCGCACCACCAACGCCGACTGGGGCAACGTCCGCGGCGTCGAGGTCGTCCTCGACGGTAGCTGGACCGACTGGTTCTCCAGCAAGATATCCTACACCTACTCCATCGCCCGCGGCCTGTCCTCCGACTGGCGTCAGGGCTACGAGTACTCCTACAACGGCTGGAACCTGCCCCTCGAAGCCAACCTGCTCGACTGGGACGTCACCCACACCATCAACGTCATGCTCGACTTCCGCCAGGGCCCCTTCGGCGTCAACATCAACGCCAACCTGGGCTCCGGCACCCCCTACTCGCCCCCGATCGAAGAGGGCGGCCAGCAGGAGATCAACACCAAGCGGATGCCCTGGCTGATCAACCTCGACGCCAAGGCGACCTACGATCTCGAGCTGTGGGGGATGAACTTCGGGCTGTTCGTCGAGGCCTTCAACCTCTTCGACCGCTGGAACGTCACCAACTTCGGCTCCGATGAGGGCTCGGGTTCCGGTTCCGACTGGACCTACTACTACGAGAACTACGACGACGAGAACGGCCCCTGGGACGACATGGAAGTCTACGGTGAGCCGCTCCAGATCCGCGTCGGCGCCAGCATTTCCTTCTAA
- a CDS encoding TonB family protein, with translation MDDKNTNGKKNGQDRKELFRQSLLFSLLFIASLVMAMNNFSEPIDPFVMRKDVQELENIEVYKPPSKTIQIPEVKPPAQMVQTAPEVSESEEAIETIDVPSQEYVELEGGGDEFENLGTLGGEETESDETIPPQKVSVPEPVTPPGVQEFMEQTQESLTCSVGIYVSADGQVLRVRIINSTGRSDADNAALEAARKSQWEPAMQNGRPIAREVAVTYRFNYTQ, from the coding sequence ATGGACGACAAGAACACCAATGGCAAAAAGAACGGCCAGGACCGGAAGGAACTCTTCCGCCAGTCCCTGCTGTTCAGCCTGCTGTTCATCGCCTCCCTGGTGATGGCGATGAATAACTTCTCCGAACCCATCGACCCCTTCGTCATGCGCAAGGACGTCCAGGAGCTGGAGAATATCGAGGTCTACAAACCCCCCTCAAAGACCATCCAGATCCCCGAGGTCAAACCCCCCGCCCAGATGGTTCAGACCGCCCCCGAGGTCAGTGAATCCGAGGAGGCCATCGAGACCATCGACGTCCCCAGCCAGGAGTACGTCGAGCTGGAAGGCGGCGGCGACGAGTTCGAAAACCTCGGCACCCTGGGCGGTGAGGAAACCGAATCCGACGAGACCATTCCGCCCCAAAAGGTCAGCGTTCCCGAACCCGTCACCCCGCCCGGGGTGCAGGAGTTCATGGAGCAGACCCAGGAGAGCCTGACCTGCAGCGTCGGTATCTACGTCTCCGCCGACGGCCAGGTCCTGCGCGTCCGGATCATCAACTCCACCGGTCGCTCCGACGCCGACAACGCCGCCCTCGAAGCGGCCCGCAAATCGCAATGGGAGCCCGCCATGCAGAACGGCCGCCCCATCGCCCGCGAGGTCGCCGTCACCTACCGCTTCAACTACACTCAGTAG